Proteins encoded within one genomic window of Prosthecobacter fusiformis:
- a CDS encoding Smr/MutS family protein: protein MSSGKAGSPWFNGKMEEEEEPVRIPITDELDLHTFRPNEVGDLLVDYLEECQKLGILNVRVIHGKGTGTLRTGVHAALSRMKMVESFAWPAGERSGGWGATWVRLKG from the coding sequence ATGTCCTCTGGCAAAGCTGGCAGTCCATGGTTTAATGGAAAGATGGAAGAAGAGGAGGAGCCTGTCCGCATTCCTATCACGGATGAACTGGACCTGCACACATTCCGCCCTAACGAGGTCGGGGACCTGCTTGTGGACTACCTCGAGGAGTGCCAGAAACTAGGCATTTTGAATGTTCGCGTCATCCATGGCAAAGGCACCGGCACCCTGCGCACAGGAGTGCATGCCGCTTTATCCCGCATGAAAATGGTCGAATCCTTCGCCTGGCCCGCAGGGGAAAGATCCGGCGGCTGGGGTGCCACGTGGGTGCGGCTGAAGGGGTAA